Sequence from the Macaca fascicularis isolate 582-1 chromosome 16, T2T-MFA8v1.1 genome:
CAGAAGGATTAGGTAGGTTCTTAGATAAggttccattacaccagaagaatatgcctgatggagcccttaaggtgatattagggggcgttgcagtgatgctgcagaggctggaattggttcctgagaaacagtagggaaacttctcctgactggggtttaggtataggggCACGTTCAGGATAGGAGCATACGAGTGGTTTCggaggttgttagcttgggcaaaggtagagggtccccatggcagagggacagctgttagcggtggacgccctagagtggcgcacaggaagcagccagacaggctatgaagtcctgtaaggttagcaagttctagtccttcttgtaataactttaaccaggagaaaggacgtaagtcttgtgttagtctgttttcctgtCGTTGGATATTCCCGTGGACCAGGGGCAGTACTTGCACTAGGCctcgccacagatagaggtgactgctaggccatgtggaggagggggagtagtatacagccccatgttgaggtgtggtccagcgggagttccaggggtctctaactatccatgtatatgGAAAGTCTCTATCCCGTCTACGATAGAAGGGCCATTTAGGGTctaactgttttctctctccccaataACGGGGTCTGtggatgttacaatagttataaggacagccagcattttggtgccaccaatagtgtttacaattgtatttagtctgatcaaactcaaagcatattattggtgtcataggtttggctatttgaaaaccagtaaaatttagtagaattgggctgttgcaccctgaggaagggcaatcagcactggccaataattttccgggcttatgaggttgcccagggtgggttcg
This genomic interval carries:
- the LOC135967788 gene encoding endogenous retrovirus group FC1 Env polyprotein-like, with the protein product MLVALVAAGEITKPAHNPFVWRFWLYENRTHPGQPHKPGKLLASADCPSSGCNSPILLNFTGFQIAKPMTPIICFEFDQTKYNCKHYWWHQNAGCPYNYCNIHRPRYWGERKQLDPKWPFYRRRDRDFPYTWIVRDPWNSRWTTPQHGAVYYSPSSTWPSSHLYLWRGLVQVLPLVHGNIQRQENRLTQDLRPFSWLKLLQEGLELANLTGLHSLSGCFLCATLGRPPLTAVPLPWGPSTFAQANNLRNHSYAPILNVPLYLNPSQEKFPYCFSGTNSSLCSITATPPNITLRAPSGIFFWCNGTLSKNLPNPSVNNLLCLPVTLVPRLTLLTAGEFLGYTGNWTSAVIHPDPRPRPARAIFLPLIAGISLTASFIAAGLAGGALGHTLIESNKLYQQFAVAMEESAESLASLQRQLTSLAQVTLQNRRALDLLTAEKGGTCIFLKEDCCFYINESGLVEDRVQQLRKLNTEVKTRQFASAADQWWNSSMFSLLAPFLGPLLSLLFLLTVGPCVVNRILQFVREKFDTVQLMVLRAQYQPVNAETESDL